A genomic stretch from Natronomonas gomsonensis includes:
- a CDS encoding bacterio-opsin activator domain-containing protein: protein MPAQLHREDYRRLRDAATTVRKRLVVRLAAEVGVRPAEVVRIRPSDVDRRHFDGRTHHFLSVRDADGDPDRRAYLPEDVASAIDEYAATTGTDPDEPLVDLSPRRVQMLVAEVAEAAADRTGDDHLAGVSSGDLRRYFARRLLAEESVDPRVVQSVGGWDGLAALDAYVDSVDDATVAAAFSRDERSPPGESSPFRNAVGAAALELDADGRIVGRSGAVGALLDRPADALRGEPFATLFTDPARERGRPKELLANAGRDDVAVAECWFRCGDGTRTRLPALVCARRTDGDLSGFTAVIRSAEADGGLAAGAFQRAIQAAGQPMCLASLTGEIEYANAAFEELTGYTQGEAVGRTAEELLSSGENADAFYEELRETVLDGETWRGQLTTRRKSGERVHVRQTVAPVTGGDGEVSFVVGVSTDITERVRRERALARRCETLEGLEALVADINAAGRELIDASTREEIEAAVCESLADSDAYVGAWVGATDPGDPRIRPNEWAGLSGEGGAVTVETAAIEAAMDGETPRVVGGEFSDDVLGPFDRSALADVRSAGIVPLAYGETTYGVLVVFTDRATAFGDRERTLLADLGARIGHAVTAIERRTLLLADTVVELEFSCTDDSAFLVAATRQHDCACTLEAVVPVSETALLFYVTLTDAPPDPFLDAAMTADGVVDARYIREYDDRSLLEFTVEGNSPALTLTERGATIRSAVVESGEATLGAEIARETDVRSVVEGLQAEFPDTDLRAKQAVDQPVETVAEFQDSLAEKLTDKQRAALRAAYFAGYFDWPRGSTAEEVADSMGVSSPTLHNHLRKAERKLLSSFFEHTRDHIGAEAPHPG, encoded by the coding sequence ATGCCGGCACAACTGCACCGCGAGGACTACCGGCGGCTTCGGGACGCCGCGACGACGGTCAGAAAGCGACTGGTGGTGCGGTTGGCCGCCGAGGTGGGCGTCCGACCCGCCGAAGTGGTCCGAATCCGGCCCTCAGATGTCGACCGTCGGCACTTCGACGGCCGGACGCATCACTTCCTGTCGGTTCGCGACGCCGACGGCGACCCCGACAGACGGGCCTACCTCCCCGAGGATGTCGCCAGCGCCATCGACGAGTACGCTGCGACGACGGGCACCGACCCCGACGAACCGCTCGTGGACCTCTCGCCGCGGCGAGTCCAGATGCTCGTCGCCGAGGTGGCCGAGGCCGCCGCCGACCGCACCGGCGACGACCACCTGGCGGGCGTCTCCAGCGGCGACCTCCGGCGGTACTTCGCTCGGCGACTGCTCGCCGAGGAGAGCGTCGATCCTCGGGTCGTCCAGTCGGTCGGTGGCTGGGACGGACTGGCGGCGCTGGACGCCTACGTCGATTCGGTCGACGACGCGACGGTCGCGGCGGCGTTCTCACGGGACGAGCGGTCACCGCCGGGGGAGTCGTCGCCCTTCCGGAACGCCGTCGGTGCGGCCGCGCTCGAACTCGACGCCGACGGCCGAATCGTCGGACGTTCGGGCGCCGTCGGCGCGCTGTTGGACCGACCCGCCGACGCGCTCCGCGGCGAGCCGTTCGCGACGCTGTTCACCGACCCGGCCCGTGAGCGTGGCCGCCCGAAGGAACTGCTCGCCAACGCGGGGCGGGACGACGTGGCCGTCGCGGAGTGTTGGTTCCGGTGCGGCGACGGCACCCGAACACGGCTGCCGGCGCTCGTCTGTGCGCGCCGCACCGACGGCGACCTCTCGGGGTTTACGGCCGTCATCCGGTCGGCCGAGGCCGACGGCGGACTCGCCGCCGGCGCGTTCCAGCGAGCCATCCAGGCCGCCGGCCAGCCGATGTGTCTCGCCTCGCTGACCGGCGAAATCGAGTACGCCAACGCCGCCTTCGAGGAGTTGACCGGATACACCCAGGGGGAGGCCGTCGGCCGCACCGCCGAGGAACTGCTCAGTTCCGGCGAGAACGCCGACGCCTTCTACGAGGAGTTACGCGAGACGGTGCTGGACGGCGAGACGTGGCGGGGACAGTTGACGACCCGCCGGAAGAGCGGCGAGCGGGTTCACGTCAGACAGACCGTCGCTCCCGTCACCGGCGGCGACGGCGAGGTATCATTCGTCGTCGGCGTCTCGACGGACATCACCGAGCGCGTCCGTCGCGAGCGCGCGCTCGCGCGACGGTGTGAGACGCTGGAGGGCCTCGAAGCCCTCGTCGCCGACATCAACGCCGCCGGTCGGGAACTCATCGACGCCTCGACGCGGGAGGAAATCGAGGCCGCCGTCTGCGAATCGCTGGCCGACAGCGACGCCTACGTCGGCGCGTGGGTGGGCGCGACCGACCCCGGCGACCCGCGGATTCGCCCCAACGAGTGGGCTGGCCTCTCGGGAGAGGGCGGGGCCGTCACCGTCGAAACCGCCGCCATCGAGGCGGCGATGGACGGCGAGACGCCTCGCGTCGTCGGCGGGGAGTTTTCCGACGACGTGCTCGGGCCGTTCGACCGGAGCGCCCTCGCCGACGTTCGGTCGGCGGGTATCGTCCCGCTGGCCTACGGGGAGACGACCTACGGGGTGTTGGTCGTCTTCACCGACCGGGCGACCGCCTTCGGCGACCGCGAGCGGACCCTCCTCGCTGACCTCGGCGCCCGCATCGGCCACGCGGTGACGGCCATCGAGCGCCGAACGCTGCTTTTGGCCGACACGGTCGTCGAGTTGGAGTTCAGTTGCACCGACGACAGCGCCTTCCTCGTTGCGGCGACCCGCCAACACGACTGTGCGTGTACGCTGGAGGCTGTCGTCCCCGTCTCCGAGACGGCGCTTCTGTTCTACGTGACGCTGACCGACGCGCCGCCGGACCCGTTCCTCGACGCCGCGATGACCGCCGACGGCGTCGTCGACGCCCGCTACATCCGCGAGTACGACGACCGCTCGCTTCTGGAGTTCACCGTCGAGGGGAACTCTCCCGCACTCACGCTCACCGAACGCGGCGCGACGATTCGCTCGGCGGTCGTCGAGTCGGGCGAGGCGACGCTGGGTGCCGAAATCGCCCGCGAGACCGACGTTCGAAGCGTCGTCGAGGGGTTACAGGCCGAGTTCCCCGACACCGACCTCAGGGCGAAACAGGCCGTCGACCAACCGGTCGAGACCGTCGCGGAGTTCCAGGACTCGCTGGCCGAGAAACTCACCGACAAACAGCGGGCGGCCCTGCGAGCGGCGTACTTCGCGGGCTATTTCGACTGGCCGCGGGGGTCGACCGCGGAGGAAGTCGCCGACTCGATGGGGGTCTCCTCGCCGACGCTGCACAACCACCTCCGGAAGGCCGAGCGCAAACTGCTGTCGTCGTTCTTCGAGCACACCCGCGACCACATCGGCGCCGAGGCCCCCCACCCGGGCTAA